One genomic region from Chloroflexota bacterium encodes:
- a CDS encoding zinc ribbon domain-containing protein, whose protein sequence is MSDALASDSDDAVTSKQGETEYKLQQAFPCPKCGAQIPVGQQLCNTCGQRFEYRCHHCGAATRDLSGFCTNCGGKLYQQTHLTKPSANKVKEARQKERARRERMVPQPAGQIGRYLIFIATIIFIGAILYTIGTGLQGQTSNWFGSSFIFGGASPPSTPPSTDAQQQLKPASDSPHYTMDQVIAAAKKISPYCRVPTRRTG, encoded by the coding sequence ATTTCAGATGCACTTGCATCAGACTCAGATGACGCGGTAACATCTAAACAAGGAGAAACGGAGTATAAGTTGCAACAAGCGTTCCCATGTCCAAAATGTGGCGCACAAATTCCCGTAGGGCAACAGCTCTGCAACACTTGTGGCCAACGTTTCGAATACAGATGTCACCACTGCGGTGCTGCTACTAGAGACTTATCCGGCTTTTGCACCAATTGCGGCGGAAAGCTATACCAGCAAACACATTTGACAAAGCCTTCAGCTAACAAAGTCAAAGAAGCCCGCCAAAAGGAAAGAGCCAGAAGGGAAAGGATGGTGCCACAACCTGCAGGTCAGATTGGTCGCTATCTTATCTTCATAGCCACTATCATTTTCATCGGAGCAATCCTCTACACTATTGGTACAGGTCTGCAAGGGCAAACATCTAACTGGTTTGGCAGCAGCTTTATCTTTGGGGGAGCATCTCCACCTTCAACACCACCAAGCACAGATGCTCAACAGCAGCTGAAACCAGCCTCCGATTCACCACACTACACGATGGACCAAGTGATAGCTGCAGCAAAGAAGATTAGCCCCTATTGTCGAGTGCCCACCAGGCGAACCGGCTGA
- the selB gene encoding selenocysteine-specific translation elongation factor, whose translation MFVIGTAGHIDHGKSVLIQALTGIDPDRLPEEKERGMTIDLGFAWMKLPSGQEVGIVDVPGHERFVKNMLAGVGGIDLALLIVAADEGIMPQTREHLAILDLLDIRKGIVVITKKDLVDEELLSLVRLEVEELIKSTALAEAPVLAVSAVIGEGLPDLVATIDRILISAEPRKDIGRPRLIIDRAFTIAGSGTVVTGTLVDGSLSVGQEVEVVPPGLKARLRGLQTHKTRIDVAKPGSRVAANLAGVAISQLERGDVLTSPGWLMPTARVDVKLRMLSGLKHTLRHGSAVSFFTGAAEIIAKVHLLEKEKLDSGDISWAQLALAKPVALVKGDRFIIRSPMDTLGGGQIVNSHAPRHRRFRPAIIQSLKVRGEGAVEDVIVATLEANRPLELEKLTVQCNLANDEAHKVVDELIKKGRIVAVGHGGQNLLFTSSGWERLTRKAEAVVESYHRKFPTRSGMSKGELSSKLKLSPNSPALQRLFDDGVLVEEGAAAHLPSYRVKLSPQQQAKIDAFLLVLGQNPYSPPGDITLEPDLLNLLIEQQQVLKVSDGVVFSVSAYNEMVDKVIAYAKAKGKVTLAEVRDMLGTSRKYAQALLEYMDEKKLTRRVGDERILR comes from the coding sequence ATGTTTGTTATAGGCACTGCTGGACACATAGACCACGGCAAATCGGTTTTGATACAGGCACTAACAGGAATAGACCCTGACCGACTTCCAGAAGAGAAGGAACGTGGCATGACCATTGACCTGGGTTTTGCCTGGATGAAATTACCCAGTGGGCAGGAAGTCGGGATTGTTGATGTGCCCGGGCATGAGCGTTTCGTTAAGAATATGCTGGCTGGTGTAGGTGGCATCGATTTAGCCTTGCTTATCGTTGCTGCTGATGAGGGGATAATGCCCCAGACCAGAGAGCATTTAGCTATACTCGACTTACTTGACATAAGAAAAGGTATTGTTGTTATCACCAAGAAGGACCTGGTTGATGAAGAATTGTTGAGCCTGGTCAGGCTTGAGGTTGAGGAATTGATAAAGTCGACGGCTTTGGCTGAAGCTCCCGTCCTTGCTGTTTCTGCGGTGATTGGTGAGGGGCTACCAGACCTAGTCGCAACTATCGACCGGATTTTAATATCTGCTGAGCCAAGGAAAGATATCGGTAGGCCTAGGCTTATAATAGATCGTGCCTTCACTATAGCTGGCTCCGGCACTGTAGTCACTGGAACATTGGTTGATGGCTCGCTGTCGGTGGGGCAGGAAGTTGAGGTAGTCCCTCCGGGGCTCAAAGCCAGGCTGCGAGGACTGCAAACTCACAAGACTCGCATTGATGTTGCTAAACCGGGCAGTCGTGTAGCAGCCAACTTAGCTGGAGTGGCTATTTCTCAGTTGGAGCGTGGTGATGTGCTCACCTCTCCAGGCTGGTTAATGCCGACAGCGAGAGTGGATGTAAAGCTTCGCATGCTCTCAGGCCTCAAACATACTCTGCGTCATGGTTCTGCTGTTAGCTTTTTTACAGGTGCTGCCGAGATTATAGCCAAAGTTCACCTGCTGGAGAAAGAGAAACTAGATTCTGGAGACATTTCCTGGGCTCAACTCGCCTTGGCTAAACCAGTGGCATTGGTTAAGGGTGACCGTTTCATTATCCGTTCACCCATGGATACCTTGGGAGGTGGTCAGATTGTTAATTCGCACGCTCCGAGACATCGTCGATTCCGCCCAGCAATTATCCAGAGCCTGAAGGTTAGGGGAGAGGGTGCGGTAGAAGATGTCATAGTTGCTACTCTGGAGGCGAATCGACCCCTAGAATTAGAGAAACTGACAGTTCAATGTAATCTGGCAAATGACGAAGCCCATAAGGTTGTTGATGAGCTCATTAAAAAAGGAAGGATTGTGGCGGTAGGGCATGGAGGACAAAATCTTCTTTTTACCAGTTCTGGTTGGGAACGATTGACTAGAAAAGCAGAAGCTGTAGTAGAAAGTTATCATCGCAAATTCCCGACTCGTTCAGGCATGTCTAAGGGCGAGCTTAGCAGTAAGTTAAAGCTATCGCCAAATTCCCCAGCTTTACAAAGGCTTTTCGATGACGGTGTTCTAGTTGAAGAGGGGGCAGCTGCCCACCTTCCTTCTTACCGAGTTAAACTTTCCCCGCAGCAGCAGGCAAAAATTGATGCTTTCCTTCTTGTTCTAGGCCAGAATCCTTATTCTCCGCCTGGTGATATAACACTCGAACCTGACCTGCTCAATTTGCTTATCGAACAGCAACAGGTGTTAAAGGTAAGCGATGGTGTGGTCTTTTCTGTCTCTGCCTATAACGAAATGGTGGATAAAGTTATCGCTTATGCCAAGGCAAAAGGTAAAGTGACCCTCGCCGAAGTACGGGATATGCTGGGCACCAGCCGTAAGTATGCCCAAGCACTTCTAGAATATATGGACGAGAAAAAGCTCACGCGCCGGGTCGGTGACGAGCGGATACTAAGGTAA
- the selD gene encoding selenide, water dikinase SelD translates to MDKKIPPRLTESVTGAGUASKLGPGDLDKVLCGLPLIPDKNVIRGMESLDDAGVYKLSDDLAIIQTIDFFTPIVDDPYDFGQIAVANALSDVYAMGGKPLTAMNVVCFPINKLDISILKDILKGGLDKMKEAGVTLVGGHSIDDAELKYGLSVTGTVHPERMVTNSGAKVGDKIILTKPLGTGIISTALKAGKASKETVAKVTKYMASLNKKASELMQETGAHACTDITGFGFLGHACQLVQNSRVGIKINPSSVPIFAEVEGFARAGLCPGGLRRNREFYGKMVEFSKQVPDYIQDILFDPQTSGGLLIVLAPETAKLLVNKLHKAGVQDAVIVGEVISKPKGKILVG, encoded by the coding sequence ATGGACAAAAAGATACCACCCCGCCTTACTGAAAGTGTCACCGGAGCCGGCTGAGCTTCCAAGTTAGGTCCGGGTGACCTGGATAAAGTCCTATGCGGCTTGCCCCTGATACCTGATAAGAACGTGATTCGAGGCATGGAAAGCCTGGATGATGCTGGCGTATACAAATTGAGCGATGACCTGGCTATCATCCAGACCATAGATTTCTTCACGCCCATTGTCGATGACCCCTACGATTTCGGCCAGATTGCTGTCGCCAATGCGCTGAGCGATGTTTACGCCATGGGCGGCAAGCCTCTGACCGCCATGAATGTAGTCTGTTTCCCGATAAATAAGCTGGACATCTCCATACTGAAAGATATACTCAAGGGTGGACTAGACAAGATGAAAGAAGCTGGTGTGACACTTGTCGGTGGACACAGTATAGACGACGCCGAGCTAAAATATGGGCTTTCTGTCACCGGCACGGTGCATCCTGAACGCATGGTAACTAATTCCGGAGCCAAAGTGGGAGACAAAATTATACTCACCAAGCCCTTAGGCACTGGGATCATAAGCACTGCCCTGAAAGCCGGCAAAGCCAGCAAAGAGACAGTAGCCAAGGTGACAAAGTATATGGCGTCTCTAAACAAGAAGGCCTCGGAACTGATGCAGGAGACAGGAGCTCATGCCTGCACTGACATAACCGGCTTCGGCTTTCTCGGCCATGCCTGCCAGCTAGTCCAGAACAGCCGTGTAGGCATCAAAATCAATCCAAGTTCAGTCCCTATCTTCGCAGAGGTGGAGGGATTTGCCAGGGCAGGGCTTTGTCCCGGTGGCTTGCGTAGAAACAGGGAGTTCTACGGCAAAATGGTGGAATTCTCCAAACAGGTACCTGATTACATTCAGGACATACTCTTTGACCCTCAAACCTCCGGCGGTCTACTGATTGTACTGGCTCCTGAAACCGCAAAATTACTGGTAAACAAGCTGCATAAAGCCGGTGTACAGGATGCAGTCATCGTCGGAGAAGTAATCAGCAAGCCAAAAGGAAAGATACTTGTAGGATAG
- the smpB gene encoding SsrA-binding protein SmpB, translated as MVDSKSITINRKAYHDYHILECLEAGIVLTGTEIKSIRAGRVNIRDAYAKPEGGELWLVNAHIAAYQPGSFYNHEPNRPRKLLLHRRQIDELAGMVNQKGLTLVPLKLYIKRGTAKLELGVARGKRLHDKREAMARRETEREIGRALKRKG; from the coding sequence ATGGTGGATTCAAAGTCGATAACAATCAACCGCAAGGCCTATCACGATTACCATATTCTGGAGTGCCTGGAAGCTGGCATTGTCCTTACCGGCACCGAGATAAAGTCGATTCGGGCAGGACGGGTGAACATTCGTGATGCCTATGCTAAACCTGAAGGTGGTGAGTTGTGGCTGGTCAATGCCCATATTGCTGCCTACCAACCTGGTAGTTTCTACAATCACGAACCAAACCGCCCGCGTAAGCTCTTATTGCATCGCCGCCAAATTGACGAACTGGCAGGCATGGTAAATCAGAAAGGTTTGACTTTAGTGCCTTTGAAGTTATATATTAAAAGAGGAACTGCCAAGTTAGAGTTGGGTGTGGCTCGGGGCAAGCGGCTTCACGACAAGCGTGAGGCGATGGCCCGTAGGGAGACGGAGAGGGAAATAGGGCGGGCGTTGAAGAGGAAGGGCTAA
- a CDS encoding L-seryl-tRNA(Sec) selenium transferase translates to MESELRRLPSVDKVISDERIKQLREIYPHGLVVDLVRQRLEQDRMAITHGNPCPSLDDIVDFICSQVRALEQLSLRPVINASGVILHTNLGRAPLSKEATVAMEMVATGYCNLEFDLDSGARGSRDVHIEQLLCQLTGAEAALVVNNNASAVLLALTALAKRREVVVSRGQAVEIGGGFRIPDVMRQSGAKLVEIGTTNCTYIYDYEQAISPRTAALLRVHASNFRVEGFTYSVTIEELVALGDKHDIPVLDDVGSGCLLDTTRFGLGPEPTVQQSISLGIGIACFSGDKLVGGPQAGVIVGKKSLVNKLKRHPLMRALRIDKIRLAGLAATLVHYLKDEALEKIPVWHMISTSLDEVEGRARVWAQTIGDLAQMIEGETMVGGGSLPGSTLPTRLVAIGEKGSHRDLAQSLAQRLRHHDPPVIGHISGDVLLLDPRTVLPEEDDIVMKALSNAVASLK, encoded by the coding sequence ATGGAGAGTGAACTTCGTCGCCTTCCCAGCGTGGATAAGGTCATTTCTGATGAGCGAATCAAGCAGCTTCGTGAGATTTACCCACATGGCCTGGTTGTGGACTTGGTTCGCCAACGCCTTGAGCAAGACCGCATGGCTATCACGCATGGTAATCCATGTCCTTCATTAGATGATATTGTGGACTTTATCTGTTCTCAGGTACGGGCATTGGAACAGCTCAGCCTGCGCCCGGTTATCAACGCCAGTGGCGTGATACTTCATACCAACTTGGGTCGGGCACCGCTTAGCAAAGAGGCGACAGTTGCTATGGAGATGGTTGCCACAGGCTACTGCAACCTGGAGTTTGACCTTGATAGTGGGGCACGAGGCTCTCGTGATGTTCATATCGAACAGCTTCTGTGTCAGTTGACCGGAGCCGAGGCGGCACTGGTAGTAAATAACAACGCTTCTGCTGTGTTATTGGCCCTCACTGCTCTAGCCAAAAGGAGAGAAGTGGTTGTCTCCCGAGGTCAGGCTGTGGAGATCGGCGGCGGCTTTCGTATCCCTGATGTGATGAGACAGAGCGGGGCAAAGCTGGTAGAGATTGGCACTACTAACTGTACCTATATTTACGACTATGAGCAAGCGATTAGCCCAAGAACGGCAGCCCTTCTACGTGTCCACGCCAGCAATTTCAGAGTCGAGGGTTTTACGTATTCGGTTACTATTGAGGAGTTGGTGGCGCTTGGCGATAAACATGACATTCCTGTGCTGGATGATGTGGGCAGCGGTTGCTTATTAGACACAACTAGGTTTGGGCTTGGTCCAGAGCCTACGGTGCAGCAGAGCATCTCTCTTGGTATTGGGATAGCTTGCTTTTCTGGGGATAAGCTCGTGGGTGGTCCTCAAGCCGGGGTTATCGTTGGCAAGAAGAGCCTTGTTAATAAGCTAAAACGGCATCCCTTGATGCGGGCACTCCGCATTGACAAAATACGACTGGCTGGTTTAGCCGCAACATTGGTTCATTATCTGAAAGACGAAGCATTGGAGAAAATTCCTGTGTGGCATATGATTTCAACTTCTCTGGATGAGGTGGAAGGACGAGCCAGAGTTTGGGCACAGACTATTGGTGACTTGGCTCAGATGATTGAAGGTGAGACCATGGTCGGAGGTGGCAGCTTGCCAGGGAGCACACTTCCCACCAGACTTGTTGCCATTGGTGAGAAAGGAAGCCACAGAGACTTAGCCCAATCCTTGGCTCAGAGGCTGCGGCACCATGACCCACCAGTTATCGGGCATATCAGCGGCGATGTTTTGCTTCTTGATCCGAGGACTGTTCTTCCTGAGGAAGATGATATCGTAATGAAGGCACTGAGCAATGCAGTTGCTAGCTTGAAATAG
- a CDS encoding isoprenylcysteine carboxylmethyltransferase family protein produces the protein MSLVPVFKIGIWNAWIFMPAFLFLHGVAILVWLVLEYDLKAVFKKVSDGTYNTADRRIKWVWFLVGCLLLLYSIFLPLQLGTAWFYAGLAVCLVGLIIYEVAYATWPNTPSREPITKGPYRFSRHPVYIGIFVQLIGVGIASASWTFLLLAAVLIFLWRFLAFAEERICLERYGNSYREYMNRTPRWIGIPK, from the coding sequence ATGTCGCTTGTGCCAGTTTTTAAAATAGGGATATGGAATGCCTGGATTTTCATGCCCGCATTCCTGTTCCTTCATGGGGTCGCCATTCTTGTTTGGCTGGTGCTAGAATATGATTTGAAGGCCGTTTTCAAGAAAGTCTCTGATGGCACATATAACACGGCTGATAGGAGAATCAAGTGGGTCTGGTTCCTAGTAGGCTGTCTCCTCTTACTCTACTCCATCTTCTTGCCGCTGCAACTAGGGACAGCATGGTTTTACGCAGGTCTTGCCGTCTGCTTGGTAGGATTGATTATCTATGAGGTTGCTTATGCGACCTGGCCCAATACCCCATCCCGCGAACCCATCACCAAAGGACCATACCGATTTTCCAGACATCCAGTATATATAGGTATTTTCGTGCAACTCATTGGAGTAGGCATAGCTTCAGCATCATGGACCTTCCTACTGCTTGCTGCTGTGCTCATTTTTCTGTGGCGTTTCCTTGCATTTGCTGAGGAACGAATCTGCTTGGAAAGATATGGCAATTCCTACCGTGAATACATGAATAGAACCCCAAGATGGATAGGTATACCGAAATAG